A DNA window from Arachis hypogaea cultivar Tifrunner chromosome 18, arahy.Tifrunner.gnm2.J5K5, whole genome shotgun sequence contains the following coding sequences:
- the LOC112769249 gene encoding G-type lectin S-receptor-like serine/threonine-protein kinase At4g03230 — protein sequence MRTTLVVFLVSLLQCTSQVVVAKDIMESGQNITSESSSSFLVSAGQRFVLGFFPRPENKSESYLGIWYNSDQTQYPGKQTVVWVANRDIPVVSSNVGVFHIADDGNLVLEDASSKGRYWSTSISSASTATNKTRRVQLMDSGNLVLFHEEEDGDYIWQSFQHPTDTFLPGMQMDMDGMELRSGNFTFKMVPTQNYRKKRYVIYLNDQLYWENDGLNSDALSPDKLEYLTNWTEIDIPTSSRTKGVNRTMKLSATMNKSSTGTWETFYKKYMNTRIVMNSSGEIQYLKWEEEDSTGAGWTMLSNQPSDKCHIYNFCGNFSSCDIADDLRICKCLPGFKENQIQSDEGGSRFPGCNRSTLSLSDSRGMMFINLTMVRVTAPDFKSPAESEDECRISCLHMHLPRCQAYSYNRSVSDYDRVPLTCGIWTQDLTTLQVVQDDGAATASLSVLVNRSDIAPKAKSCEPCGIYVIPYPLSTGPSCGDATYNKFICNNSTGQLNFTIPSGESYRVTWVDQNTRRFYIQTSNSYRCDSSSQNRVLDPPFNVTNWCYGADEIEVSWDPAPEPPCNHLTDCNGWPHSTCRQKFHPGEKRCFCHSKYHWDASTLSCTQGEESKNHKLLLVVTLTVMLLLAFPVIFAYVWRIKTNPKIDRANILIQESLHDSERQVKGLIGLGGLEDKHSESIEVPFYTYRSIVAATDNFSESNKLGRGGYGPVYKGRFLGGQDIAVKRLSSFSTQGLEEFKNEIVLIAKLQHRNLVRLRGYCIKGDEKILLYEYMPNKSLDSFIFDRSRTLLLEWPMRFDIILGIARGLLYLHQDSRLRIIHRDLKSSNILLDEDMTPKISDFGLAKIFGGKETEASTERVVGTYGYMAPEYALDGYFSIKSDVFSFGVVLLEILSGKKNTGFFQFKQTATLLGYAWGLWTENRLMNLMDTSFSGTCNENQFTKCAQIALLCVQDEPGDRPTMSTVVTMLDSEIATIPIPTQPTFYAIRRTTSTTASSSSRPETTMQIESSYQEGR from the exons ATGCGAACTACTCTTGTAGTTTTCCTTGTTTCATTGCTGCAATGCACTTCTCAAGTGGTTGTAGCAAAAGATATTATGGAGTCTGGCCAAAACATAACTTCAGAATCTTCATCAAGCTTTCTTGTTTCAGCTGGACAGAGATTTGTACTAGGCTTCTTTCCTCGTCCCGAAAACAAATCAGAAAGTTACCTGGGGATATGGTACAACAGTGATCAAACACAATACCCTGGAAAACAAACAGTGGTATGGGTTGCCAACAGAGACATTCCTGTTGTGAGTTCCAATGTTGGAGTCTTTCATATTGCAGATGATGGAAACCTTGTACTAGAAGATGCATCGAGTAAAGGACGCTATTGGTCCACATCAATAAGCTCTGCATCCACGGCGACGAACAAAACAAGGAGAGTGCAGCTAATGGATTCTGGGAATCTGGTATTGttccatgaagaagaagatggagattACATATGGCAAAGCTTCCAACACCCCACAGACACGTTTCTTCCGGGAATGCAGATGGACATGGATGGCATGGAATTAAGGAGTGGAAACTTCACCTTCAAGATGGTTCCAACTCAAAATTATCGGAAGAAGCGTTATGTCATctacttgaatgatcaactctatTGGGAAAATGATGGACTCAATTCAGATGCACTGAGCCCTGACAAACTCGAATATTTAACTAACTGGACAGAGATCGATATCCCTACGTCTTCACGTACGAAAGGTGTGAATCGGACGATGAAACTTTCAGCCACTATGAACAAATCCAGCACTGGGACCTGGGAAACCTTTTATAAGAAATACATGAACACAAGAATTGTGATGAACTCTTCAGGGGAGATACAGTATCTGAAGTGGGAAGAGGAAGACTCTACAGGTGCAGGATGGACGATGTTATCGAACCAGCCATCGGACAAGTgccatatatataatttttgcgGCAACTTTAGTAGCTGCGACATTGCAGATGATTTGAGGATCTGCAAATGTTTACCAGGGTTTAAGGAGAATCAGATTCAGAGCGATGAGGGAGGGTCCAGATTCCCAGGATGTAACAGAAGTACACTATCACTGTCTGACAGCAGAGGCATGATGTTCATTAACTTGACCATGGTGAGAGTGACCGCACCAGACTTCAAATCCCCCGCAGAAAGCGAAGATGAATGCCGGATTTCGTGCCTTCACATGCATCTTCCCCGGTGCCAAGCTTATTCGTATAATCGCTCTGTTTCAGATTATGATCGTGTTCCTCTCACATGTGGAATTTGGACACAGGATTTAACTACTCTTCAAGTGGTCCAAGATGATGGTGCTGCTACTGCTTCTCTTTCTGTTCTGGTCAACCGTTCAGATATAg CACCAAAGGCAAAATCTTGTGAGCCTTGTGGTATATACGTAATTCCTTATCCCCTAAGCACTGGACCAAGCTGTGGGGATGCCACCTACAACAAGTTCATCTGCAACAACTCAACAGGGCAGCTTAACTTCACAATCCCCAGTGGAGAATCGTACCGAGTTACTTGGGTAGACCAAAATACTAGAAGGTTTTACATTCAAACCAGCAATTCTTATCGCTGTGATTCCAGCAGTCAAAATAGAGTCCTTGATCCTCCCTTTAATGTCACCAACTGGTGCTACGGAGCAGATGAAATTGAGGTCAGTTGGGATCCAGCGCCAGAACCCCCCTGTAATCACCTCACAGACTGCAATGGTTGGCCTCATTCAACATGCCGACAAAAATTTCATCCAGGGGAAAAGAGGTGCTTTTGCCATTCAAAATATCACTGGGATGCCTCAACTCTTAGTTGTACTCAAG GAGAGGAATCAAAAAACCACAAATTGCTATTGGTTGTAACTCTTACAGTCATGCTTTTGCTAGCATTTCCAGTGATATTTGCATATGTATGGAGAATCAAGACAAACCCCAAGATTG ACAGGGCGAACATTCTAATACAGGAGAGCTTGCATGATAGTGAAAGACAAGTCAAAGGTTTGATAGGTTTGGGAGGTTTAGAAGACAAACACAGTGAAAGCATTGAAGTGCCTTTTTATACTTACAGAAGCATTGTAGCAGCTACTGATAATTTCTCTGAGTCAAACAAGCTTGGAAGAGGAGGTTATGGACCAGTCTACAag GGAAGGTTTCTCGGAGGCCAAGATATTGCTGTAAAAAGGCTTTCAAGTTTTTCAACACAAGGCTTAGAGGAATTCAAAAATGAGATTGTTTTGATTGCCAAACTCCAACATCGGAACCTTGTTAGACTCAGAGGCTATTGCATAAAGGGAGATGAGAAGATTTTACTTTATGAATACATGCCGAACAAGAGCTTGGACTCTTTCATATTTG ACCGTTCAAGAACTTTACTCCTTGAATGGCCAATGCGGTTTGACATAATCCTAGGCATTGCACGAGGATTGCTTTATCTTCACCAAGACTCTAGACTAAGAATAATTCATAGAGATCTAAAATCTAGCAACATTCTTCTAGATGAGGATATGACTCCAAAGATTTCAGACTTCGGCCTTGCAAAAATATTTGGAGGGAAAGAGACCGAAGCAAGCACAGAGAGAGTTGTGGGAACCTA tgGATATATGGCACCAGAATATGCTTTGGACGggtatttttcaatcaaatccgaTGTTTTCAGCTTTGGTGTAGTCTTATTAGAGATTCTCAGTGGAAAAAAGAACACAGGATTCTTTCAATTCAAACAAACTGCTACCCTTTTGGGATAT GCATGGGGACTATGGACAGAGAATAGACTTATGAATTTAATGGATACATCTTTCAGTGGAACTTGCAATGAGAATCAATTTACGAAGTGTGCACAAATTGCACTCTTGTGTGTGCAAGATGAACCAGGTGATCGACCAACCATGTCAACTGTTGTGACAATGCTTGATAGCGAAATTGCAACCATCCCTATTCCTACGCAACCAACATTTTATGCAATTAGAAGGACTACAAGCACTACTGCATCTTCTTCGAGCAGACCAGAAACAACCATGCAAATTGAGAGCAGTTATCAAGAAGGGAGATAG
- the LOC112769524 gene encoding uncharacterized protein encodes MTLAPYKRIGDPKVHVTKFESMMFLNSDSDPILCRSFPTFLDGAALLWFSNFPAGSITSFDKFTKLFKNHFATSKIYVRDSDYLSTIKQGQHESLKGDMTHFTTAAMEIPDFNPEFPEAIAVAKPKTLEEFRDKATGQIEIEELRETRRSERLPSRKEEDKTYRPHNKDSKKSFKLTPKFDSYTRFNTKREDNIKEILHNKLIKPLSKAGTYQDQKYVVKNKHCVFHQNFGHTTDECVVARDLLERLARQGLLNKYVTSRNKRESDRDIDRPNYSSDRKEKGI; translated from the exons ATGACTTTGGCACCGTACAAGAGGATCGGAGATCCTAAAGTCCATGTCACAAAATTCGAATCCATGATGTTTCTTAATAGTGACTCTGATCCCATCTTGTGCCGATCCTTTCCGACCTTTTTGGATGGAGCTGCATTATTATGGTTTTCTAATTTTCCTGCAGGTTCCATAACCAGTTTCGACAAATTTACCAAGTTATTCAAAAATCACTTCGCAACATCCAAAATTTATGTGCGAGATTCAGATTACCTCAGCACGATCAAGCAAGGACAGCACGAAAGCCTAAAGGGTGACATGACACACTTTACAACGGCAGCTATGGAGATCCCTGACTTCAATCCAGAA TTCCCGGAAGCTATAGCTGTGGCAAAACCGAAAACATTGGAGGAGTTCCGGGACAAGGCCACTGGACAAATCGAAATAGAGGAGTTACGTGAAACTCGGAGAAGTGAGAGACTACCATCGCGAAAAGAGGAAGACAAGACATACAGGCCCCATAATAAGGActctaaaaaatcttttaaactaACTCCAAAATTTGATTCATATACCAGGTTTAATACCAAGAGGGAGGACAACATTAAAGAGATACTACACAACAAGCTAATAAAGCCGCTGAGCAAAGCAGGAACGTATCAAGACCAGAAGTACGTCGTCAAAAACAAGCATTGTGTATTTCACCAAAATTTCGGCCACACCACTGATGAGTGTGTGGTAGCTAGAGACTTGTTAGAAAGATTAGCAAGGCAAGGCTTACTGAACAAATATGTTACTTCCAGAAATAAGAGAGAATCAGACAGGGACATAGACAGGCCAAACTATAGTTCCGATCGTAAAGAGAAGGGGATATAG